The proteins below come from a single Ruegeria sp. SCSIO 43209 genomic window:
- a CDS encoding MOSC domain-containing protein: MAELAELIAGWAQPGRVTWIGLRPGRRAEMDGRNEVWVSADGLDGDRSRAGKRAVTLIQQEHLAAIGSYLGQGSVKPEILRRNLVVSGINLAALKGREVQVGEAVLRFTVICAPCSRMEEALGKGGYSAVRGHGGWCAEVVQPGQVRLGDVVQPID; this comes from the coding sequence TTGGCAGAACTTGCGGAACTGATTGCCGGTTGGGCGCAACCGGGCCGGGTGACATGGATCGGTTTACGTCCCGGCCGCAGAGCGGAAATGGATGGGCGCAACGAGGTTTGGGTATCAGCCGATGGGCTGGACGGCGACCGCAGCCGGGCGGGCAAGCGGGCGGTGACTTTGATCCAGCAGGAACATCTGGCGGCGATTGGCTCTTATCTGGGGCAAGGATCGGTTAAGCCTGAGATCCTGCGGCGCAATCTGGTGGTTTCGGGAATCAATCTGGCGGCGCTAAAGGGGCGGGAGGTGCAGGTCGGGGAGGCCGTTTTGCGCTTTACCGTGATCTGCGCTCCGTGCAGTCGGATGGAGGAGGCGTTGGGCAAAGGCGGCTATTCTGCTGTGCGGGGGCATGGGGGATGGTGTGCCGAAGTAGTGCAACCGGGGCAAGTCAGGCTTGGCGATGTGGTGCAGCCGATTGATTGA